A stretch of the Fusarium musae strain F31 chromosome 2, whole genome shotgun sequence genome encodes the following:
- a CDS encoding hypothetical protein (CAZy:AA7~EggNog:ENOG41), protein MGNGQSVSIRDCLDAWTKPFNLEFPVIPAAVIRPQNVIEVSETVKCAKQSGLKVQAKSGGHSYGNYGLGGDNGAVSIDLVNLKDFEMDNKTWLASFGAGTNLGELDKNLHTFGGRAIAHGTCPSVGTGGHLTVGGLGPISRMWGSALDHVVEMEVVAADGTIYLASQDETPDLFWAMRGAGASFGIVTRFVVKTRPEPGNVVQYSYSLTLNSQNETANLYKEWQALVGDPTMDRRFASLFIVQPLGALITGTFFGSEAEYQASGIPARLPGASKGAVWLTNWMGHLLHEAEAAGCTLASIPTAFYSKSLSLNEQDLLNDTAITDLFQYLEDSRSKSTPFTVIFNTEGGAMMDTPVNATAYPHRKSVIMYQSYGVGVGKVSAATRKLLDGIHERIQRSAPGARSTYAGYIDAWLDRKAAQKLYWADNLPRLQQIKKKWDPEQGFRNPQSVEPAE, encoded by the exons ATGGGCAACGGACAAAGTGTCTCTATCCGCGACTGTCTCGATGCT TGGACGAAGCCGTTCAACCTCGAGTTCCCAGTGATTCCAGCTGCCGTGATTCGCCCTCAGAATGTCATCGAAGTTTCCGAGACCGTCAAGTGTGCAAAACAAAGTGGTCTCAAAGTGCAGGCAAAGTCTGGAGGCCACTCCTACGG CAACTATGGCCTTGGCGGTGACAATGGCGCCGTGTCGATCgaccttgtcaacctcaaggactttgagatgGACAACAAAACTTGGCTGGCATCGTTTGGAGCAGGCACCAACCTTGGCGAGCTAGACAAGAATCTTCATACGTTCGGAGGACGAGCCATTGCCCATGGTACTTGTCCAAGTGTTGGCACCGGCGGCCACTTGACAGTA GGCGGCCTTGGACCGATATCTCGAATGTGGGGAAGTGCTCTCGATCACGTTGTCGAAATGGAGGTCGTAGCAGCCGACGGCACGATTTACCTTGCCAGTCAAGACGAAACACCCGATCTTTTCTGGGCAATGCGCGGCGCTGGAGCAAGTTTCGGTATCGTGACCAGATTCGTGGTCAAGACTCGCCCGGAACCCGGCAATGTTGTCCAATACAGTTACAGCCTTACTCTCAACTCGCAGAACGAAACGGCCAACTTATACAAGGAATGGCAGGCGTTAGTTGGAGATCCAACTATGGACCGACGCTTCGcaagtctcttcatcgttcAACCTCTGGGAGCCCTCATTACAGGAACATTCTTTGGCTCGGAGGCCGAGTACCAGGCGTCGGGAATCCCTGCTCGTCTTCCTGGTGCCAGCAAGGGTGCAGTGTGGCTTACAAACTGGATGGGTCATTTGCTTCATGAGGCTGAAGCCGCTGGCTGCACCTTGGCCAGCATTCCGACTGCGTTCTACTCAAAGTCCTTGTCGCTCAATGAACAAGATCTTCTGAATGACACAGCAATCACGGACTTGTTTCAATACCTTGAGGATTCTCGCAGCAAATCGACACCATTCACAGTCATCTTCAATACCGAAGGCGGCGCCATGATGGATACACCTGTCAATGCAACAGCATACCCACACCGCAAAAGTGTCATCATGTACCAATCCTACGGCGTCGGAGTGGGTAAAGTATCCGCAGCGACTCGGAAGCTCTTGGACGGGATTCACGAGCGGATCCAACGGTCGGCTCCGGGTGCACGCTCCACTTATGCCGGGTACATCGATGCATGGCTTGACCGAAAGGCGGCGCAGAAGCTCTACTGGGCGGACAATCTCCCCCGGCTTCAGCAGATAAAGAAGAAGTGGGATCCGGAGCAGGGTTTTAGAAATCCGCAGAGCGTTGAGCCGGCTGAATAG